From Candoia aspera isolate rCanAsp1 chromosome 4, rCanAsp1.hap2, whole genome shotgun sequence, a single genomic window includes:
- the LOC134496386 gene encoding olfactory receptor 10A7-like, with product MTNHTNVSEFILLGLGDFSKAQVLLFSFFLVIYIVTMAGNFLIVMLVVTDQHFHTPMYIFLGNLAFLEACCSSTVIPKMLVILLTGDNRILFKACFIQFFIFACLGGAECYLLAMMSYDRYLAICKPLHYASLMNGKLSFYLAAVSWASGLLVSTSLSLNISQLSFCGPNEIDNYFCDVTFDLREISCSDTYLSELSSFIFACIFTLPPLVLILTSYISIIVTILRMPSITGKQKAFSTCSSHLIVVGLYYGTLMLVYLLPRTKKLTHVKKFFSLFYTALSPMINPLIYSLRNNEVKFALSSGLERLILCMTHHNVKFWK from the coding sequence ATGACAAATCATACTAACGTTTCTGAATTCATACTGCTTGGACTTGGGGATTTCTCAAAAGCACAAGTACttcttttctcattcttcttAGTCATTTACATAGTAACTATGGCTGGGAACTTCCTTATTGTCATGTTGGTTGTGACTGATCAACATTTCCACACTCCCATGTACATTTTCCTAGGGAATCTAGCTTTTCTGGAAGCCTGCTGCAGCTCAACTGTTATTCCTAAAATGTTGGTGATCCTGCTAACAGGAGATAATCGTATACTTTTTAAAGCCTGCTTCATACAATTTTTTATATTTGCTTGCCTAGGAGGTGCTGAATGCTATCTCCTAGCGATGATGTCTTATGACAGATACCTAGCCATATGTAAGCCACTTCATTATGCTAGTCTCATGAATGGCAAACTGAGTTTCTACTTAGCAGCTGTGTCTTGGGCAAGTGGTTTGTTGGTGAGCACAAGCTTAAGTTTGAATATATCACAGTTATCTTTTTGTGGCCCCAATGAGATTGATAATTATTTTTGTGATGTTACTTTTGACCTAAGAGAAATCTCCTGCAGTGACACCTACCTCTCTGAActatcttcctttatatttgccTGTATATTTACCCTGCCTCCACTTGTTCTCATCTTGACCTCTTATATTTCCATCATTGTTACTATCCTGAGAATGCCATCCATCACTGGAAAGCAAAAAGCTTTCTCCACCTGTTCTTCTCATCTCATAGTGGTCGGCTTGTATTATGGAACACTGATGCTTGTCTACCTTCTCCCAAGAACCAAGAAATTAACACATGTGAAGaaattcttttctctcttctataCAGCCTTGAGTCCCATGATTAATCCTCTCATATACAGTCTTAGAAACAATGAAGTCAAGTTTGCCTTGAGCAGTGGGTTGGAGAGACTTATACTATGCATGACACATCATAATGTCAAGTTTTGGAAGTAA
- the LOC134496387 gene encoding olfactory receptor 10A7-like translates to MSYDRYLAVCKPLHYSALMKRHLCLQLAAGSWLNGFLVGISITISASQLSFCGPNIIDHYFCDIIPNIKQISCSDTHSVELSSFAFVCIFTLPPFLLTLTSYVLIIVSIFRIPSITGRQKAFSTCSSHLIVVALFYGTLMIVYMLPPSKDLRNLKKIFSLFYTVLTPMVNPLIYSLRNKEVKEALQRAIRKLIIFTTFEKSMF, encoded by the coding sequence ATGTCATATGACAGATATTTAGCTGTATGCAAGCCTTTGCATTACAGTGCTCTCATGAAACGTCATTTATGCTTACAACTGGCAGCTGGATCTTGGTTAAATGGCTTCTTGGTTGGCATAAGCATAACAATCAGTGCATCCCAGTTATCTTTCTGTGGCCCCAATATCATTGATCATTACTTCTGTGATATTATTCCTAACATAAAACAAATTTCATGTAGTGATACACACTCAGTGGAATTATCATCCTTTGCATTTGTCTGCATTTTTACTCTGCCTCCCTTTCTCCTCACCTTGACCTCCTATGTTCTTATTATTGTTTCCATTTTCAGGATCCCATCTATCACTGGGAGACAAAAGGCCTTCTCTACTTGTTCATCTCACCTCATTGTGGTGGCCCTGTTCTATGGCACACTAATGATTGTCTATATGCTCCCACCATCCAAAGACCTCAGAaatttgaagaaaatattttccttgttttatacGGTCTTGACTCCCATGGTCAATCCTCTGATATACAGTTTGAGAAATAAAGAGGTAAAGGAGGCATTGCAGAGAGCTATCAGGAAGTTAATCATATTCACAACTTTTGAGAAATCTATGTTTTAA
- the LOC134496388 gene encoding olfactory receptor 10A3-like, whose product MANKVNQNASAVTEFILFGFGDLINLEFLLFSLFLVIYLMTMAGNLLIVLLVVTDEQLHTPMYFFLLNLSLLESCYSSVILPKTLSSLLTGKKSISIKSCFMQFYLFACLGGAECYFLSVMSYDRYLAVCKPLHYSTLMNNRLCLQLAVVSWASGILVSTCTVFSIASLTFCGPNVIDHYLCDLSPFIKEISCTDTYTVELTAFAFACAFTLPPLLLTWMSYIFIIYAIIRIPSTTGKQKAFSTCSSHLTVVALFYGTLMLVYMLPQCRSLKHLKKIFSLFYTVVTPLINPIIYSLRNKEVKEAMWKGLRKLVIHMTNPRPSFRSLSK is encoded by the coding sequence ATGGCCAACAAAGTGAATCAGAATGCATCAGCTGTGACGGAGTTCATTCTCTTTGGATTTGGGGATCTCATTAatctggaatttcttcttttctcactGTTTTTAGTGATCTACTTGATGACTATGGCTGGGAATCTTCTTATTGTCCTCTTAGTTGTGACTGATGAACAACTTCACACACCCATGTATTTCTTCCTACTAAACCTGTCTTTGCTTGAATCCTGCTATAGTTCTGTCATCCTGCCTAAAACATTATCAAGCCTTCTGACTGGGAAAAAAAGTATATCCATAAAATCTTGCTtcatgcagttttatttatttgcttgtctgGGAGGGGCTGAATGTTATTTTCTATCTGTCATGTCTTATGATAGGTACTTAGCTGTATGCAAACCACTGCATTATTCTACTCTCATGAACAATAGGTTGTGCCTGCAGCTTGCAGTTGTGTCCTGGGCAAGTGGAATATTAGTTAGCACATGCACAGTCTTTTCAATAGCTTCCTTAACCTTCTGTGGACCCAATGTAATTGATCACTACCTCTGTGATTTATCCCCATTCATAAAAGAAATCTCCTGCACAGATACTTACACTGTAGAACTAACTGCATTTGCATTTGCTTGTGCATTTACCCTTCCTCCTTTACTTCTCACATGGATGTCCTACATTTTCATCATTTATGCCATCATTAGAATCCCATCTACCACTGGAAAACAGAAAGCTTTCTCTACCTGTTCTTCCCATCTCACTGTGGTGGCCCTCTTTTATGGAACCCTGATGCTTGTCTATATGCTTCCACAGTGTAGGAGTCTCAAACATCTGAAGAAAATCTTCTCTCTCTTCTATACTGTAGTGACTCCTCTAATCAATCCTATTATTTACAGCCTCAGAAATAAGGAAGTGAAGGAAGCCATGTGGAAAGGTCTCAGGAAATTAGTCATACACATGACAAATCCAAGACCCAGTTTTCGTTCACTATCAAAATGA